From the genome of Roseivivax sp. THAF197b:
CCGCTGGTATCATCCTGCGCACCATGCGCTGGATTTCTGCCCTCCGCGCCACCTCCTCCTCAGGTGCGACACGGGGGAATTCCGGCCCGTTAGCCGGGCAGTTCGACAGCTTTGCCGGTTTGAGACGCCTGGGTGGCCGCCTCGGCCAGGACCAGCGCCGAGATCCCGTCCTCAAGCGTCACAGGCAGCTCGGTTCCATCGAGGATGGCGGCCACGAAGGCTTCCCACTCGGCGGCATAAGCGGGCATGTACCGTTCTAAGAAAAAGAAAGTGGGCTTTGCGGAAACGACGCCTTCGGTCGTAGATTTCACCACCGTGTTCTCGAGCATGTTGTTAGCCTGCAAGAGCCCCGTGGACCCCAAAAGCTCAACACGCTGGTCGTAGCCGTATACCGCACGGCGGCTGTTCTTGATGACTGCGATACGACCATCGCCATAAGTCAAAGTGACCACGGCCGTGTCGACATCGCCCGCTGCGCCGATTTCGGGATCGACGATGGCGCTGCCTACGGCACGCACCGTGACCGGACGCTCGCCCATCAGGAAGTTCGCCATGTCGAAGTCATGGATCATCATGTCGCGATAAAGCCCGCCGGAGACCTTGATATAGCTGACAGGCGGCGGCGCCGGGTCGAAAGAGGTGACCGAAAGCATCTCCGACTTGCCAATTTCCCCACCAAGGCTCGCGGCCTTGAGGGCCGCGAAGTTCGGATCGAAGCGCCGATTGAAGCCGATCATGACGGGCTGGCCGGTCTTGCGGACCTTTTCAAGACACGCCTCGGCGCGGGTCAGGGACAGGTCGACAGGCTTTTCGCAAAGGACCGCTTTGCCAGATGCCGTAGCAGCCTCGATGAGATCGGAATGCGTATCGGTTGAGGTCGCGACAAGCACCGCGTTGATCGCAGGATCTGCAAGGATCTCCTCCGATGTGCGCACTTCGGCACCGTAGGCGGCGGCAAGCTTTTCCGCCGACGGCGAATGCACATCGGAGACTGCGACGAGTTTCGACCGCGGGTTGTTCGCGATGTTGACGGCATGCACCTGACCGATCCGGCCAGCGCCGAGCAAACCAACTTTAAGCATGTAGTCCTCCCAGACTTGCCACGAGATGACGCAGCGTTTTCTGAACGATAACCATTTTGCACCCGCGTGCAAACTTATTTTTGCACGCGGGTGCAATAATCATGCTAATAAAGGGTTTAGATGCGAACGCGCGGTGGAGTACGACGCTTTCGGAAGTACGACGAAGACGAATCGGAGGAGCGGGTCTCGTGGCAGACGGGAATCAAACGCAGAATGTAACGGCAGATGATGTCGCGCTGGCTGCGGGAGTCTCGCGCTGGACGGTCAATCGTGCTTTCAAGAAAGACGCCTCTATCTCGCCCAAAACGCGCGCCAAGGTCATGGCTGCTGCGGAAACCCTGGGATACGTGCCCGACCTTCACGCCGCAGCCTTGGCATCCGCACGATCACATCTTGTGGCGCTCTTGATCGATGATTTTGCCAATCCTCATAAGCTCGTCATGCTGGAACGGCTTACCCGGGCGCTGCGCAGTCATGGATGGGATACGCTGCTGGTCAACACCCTGGACCCTGATGATGCTGCGCCTGCGCTCCTCAATGCCAGCCAACGGCGCGTGGACGCGACAATCCTCATCGGCCTGCAATTCGACGATGAGGTGCTAAATGCCGCGCATATGGCCCGTCGATTCAAGAAGCTGATCATCTTTGCGCGCAGCTCCGAGGACCCGAATACGATTTCGATCTGTGTCGATGATGAGGCCGCAACCCGCGATATCGCGCGCTATGTTCTTGAGCGTGGGTATAAGCGCCCGTTGTATCTGGCTGGCCCCAGAACCACGTCGGCGCATCTCTTGCGCAAAGAGACGTTTTCACGGGCTTGGAAGGATGGCACCGGCACAGAGCCGCTTAGCGTTGCAGTCAGTGCATATGATCCGCATCTCAGCTCGGAAATCGTTTACGACACGCTGCGAGATCGCCCGGCCGCGGACTTGCCCGATATCATCGTTTGCGAAAACGATGCCCTGGCCATGGGGGCGATAGACACGATCCGCCACCGGCTGAAATTGCAGGTGCCCGGCGATATCGCCGTGATCGGTTTCGACGATGTCCCGCAAGCGGCGAGCCCGAATTACCGGCTCACGACTTATCGTCAGCCCCTGACAGAGATGGCCGACTACCTCGTCGACGTACTGGAACGCGCGGAGTCCAGCAATCTCGATCG
Proteins encoded in this window:
- the iolG gene encoding inositol 2-dehydrogenase, giving the protein MHAGAKWLSFRKRCVISWQVWEDYMLKVGLLGAGRIGQVHAVNIANNPRSKLVAVSDVHSPSAEKLAAAYGAEVRTSEEILADPAINAVLVATSTDTHSDLIEAATASGKAVLCEKPVDLSLTRAEACLEKVRKTGQPVMIGFNRRFDPNFAALKAASLGGEIGKSEMLSVTSFDPAPPPVSYIKVSGGLYRDMMIHDFDMANFLMGERPVTVRAVGSAIVDPEIGAAGDVDTAVVTLTYGDGRIAVIKNSRRAVYGYDQRVELLGSTGLLQANNMLENTVVKSTTEGVVSAKPTFFFLERYMPAYAAEWEAFVAAILDGTELPVTLEDGISALVLAEAATQASQTGKAVELPG
- a CDS encoding LacI family DNA-binding transcriptional regulator, whose amino-acid sequence is MADGNQTQNVTADDVALAAGVSRWTVNRAFKKDASISPKTRAKVMAAAETLGYVPDLHAAALASARSHLVALLIDDFANPHKLVMLERLTRALRSHGWDTLLVNTLDPDDAAPALLNASQRRVDATILIGLQFDDEVLNAAHMARRFKKLIIFARSSEDPNTISICVDDEAATRDIARYVLERGYKRPLYLAGPRTTSAHLLRKETFSRAWKDGTGTEPLSVAVSAYDPHLSSEIVYDTLRDRPAADLPDIIVCENDALAMGAIDTIRHRLKLQVPGDIAVIGFDDVPQAASPNYRLTTYRQPLTEMADYLVDVLERAESSNLDRTFLGKMVIRESA